Proteins encoded within one genomic window of Episyrphus balteatus chromosome 1, idEpiBalt1.1, whole genome shotgun sequence:
- the LOC129910618 gene encoding nose resistant to fluoxetine protein 6-like: protein MTAYRKMPPLYILDDYDACLETENKATYCLAIGEIVPNDTSELWQQIETFSSETKLHFQHNYLYFGVCLDSCQQAINNLNSSSKENLYTGNIKNTELIEYFSEINKEDSEARFQNEKIINTCINYNFEKKYNLQTRSFLEYCVTNELPPNYSYLEIVFLVLLGTLLFLVVVSSNYDRQLKNKQVNFQGNEFYQKSLYSLLFLEDTLLTSFSICRNYYRLVVPSKSELSRDLRFLETYRFFATLMVVFGHVLLSIKGVPLQNTQFIEQMFYKIESQIFINGTVIIQVFLAMSSFLLCVHFQKTLASKKPGIAEWGQMILYRYLRLAPSLGFMILLNGSVLPRFQEGPFWKHSVGAENVLCQETWWRNLLFINNFTLRKSCLQQTWYLATDFQLYVLFAALLIFIARFPKTRNYVLGLAVIISFLCTGLVTYYLELDAAHQETPDSYRYLFWTKGETIYKGYAPFYMNFGGFVFGTITALIYLKYKNEGLDMKGKKSTINKIIFLTIPLPFLMLLSGHIFYKYKFMKPSVWIAIYAGLFRNIWAIWCCSLFLMMAFKIGSTVYKFCSLRVFAPLGRLSFQVFLIHTVIIRCIVGCIRQPIFINNLVLTMYIAASVFISFFFAFFLYTCFELPLATIINAVIKGLGAPTKPTNSSMTTSSPSKDNKEEITTA from the exons A tgACTGCATACAGGAAAATGCCACCTCTTTACATCCTAGATGATTATGATGCCTGTTtggaaactgaaaataaagcaACTTACTGTTTAGCTATTGGGGAGATAGTGCCAAATGATACTTCAGAATTATGGCAACAAATTGAa aCCTTTTCTTCGGAAACTAAACTTCATTTCCAACACAATTATCTTTACTTTGGAGTCTGTTTGGATTCTTGTCAACAAGCGATTAACAACTTGAACTCATCTTCGAAAGAAAATCTTTACAccggaaatattaaaaataccgAA ttgattgaatacttttctgaaataaataaagaagaCTCAGAAGCAagatttcaaaatgaaaaaatcataAACACTTGCATTAATTATAACTTTGAAAAGAAGTACAACTTACAAACACGTTCTTTTCTTGAGTATTGTGTCACAAACGAATTACCTCCAAATTATA GTTATttggaaatagtttttttggtaCTTCTTGGAACGCTTTTATTTTTAGTTGTTGTCTCATCGAACTATGATCGACagctaaaaaataaacaagttaattttcaaggcaatgagttttaccaaaaaagttTATACAGTTTAC tctttttagaGGACACTTTATTAACCTCATTTTCAATATGTCGTAATTACTACCGTCTAGTGGTGCCATCGAAAAGTGAACTTTCTCGTGATCTAAGATTTCTTGAAACTTATAGATTTTTTGCTACTCTTATGGTAGTCTTTGGACATGTTCTGCTTTCAATAAAGGGTGTTCCTTTGCAGAATACTCAATTCATCGAAcaaatgttctacaaaattgaatcacaaatatttataaatggAACCGTAATTATACAAGTATTTTTAGCCATGAGTAGTTTTTTGTTGTgtgttcattttcaaaaaacattagcGTCGAAAAAACCTGGTATAGCAGAGTGGGGACAAATGATTTTGTATCGATATTTGag ATTAGCTCCTTCATTAGGTTTTATGATACTTTTGAACGGGTCAGTGCTTCCACGTTTCCAAGAAGGACCATTTTGGAAACACAGTGTTGGTGCTGAAAATGTCCTTTGTCAGGAAACATGGTGGAGAAATTTGCTTTTCATCAATAATTTTACTTTGAGGAAGAGT TGTCTCCAACAAACCTGGTACCTTGCAACCGATTTTCAACTTTATGTTTTGTTTGCTGCTCTTCTTATATTCATTGCAAG GTTCCCCAAAACCAGAAACTATGTATTAGGACTAGCCGTTATAATCTCATTTCTTTGTACAGGATTAGTAACGTATTATCTTGAGCTTGATGCAGCACATCAGGAAACTCCAga TTCATACCGTTATTTGTTTTGGACAAAGGGTGAAACCATTTACAAAGGTTATGCTcctttttatatgaattttggAGGATTTGTTTTTGGAACAATTACTGccctaatttatttaaaatacaaaaacgaagGATTGGATATGAAAGGAAAAAAGTCAACAATCAACAAGATAATCTTTTTAACAATTCCTCTTCCATTTCTGATGTTGCTGTCTGggcatattttttataaatacaaatttatgaaACCCTCCGTTTGGATCGCTATCTATGCTGGATTATTCCGAAACATTTGGGCAATATGGTGTTGTTCTCTGTTTCTAATGATGGCATTCAAAATTGGat caACTGTTTATAAGTTTTGCTCGTTGAGAGTGTTTGCTCCTTTGGGACGACTGTCATTCCAAGTCTTCTTGATTCATACTGTAATCATTCGTTGTATTGTTGGTTGTATTCGTCAAcctatatttataaataatttagtaTTG ACGATGTACATAGCTGCAAGTGtgtttatatcttttttctttgcatttttcttGTATACATGTTTCGAACTGCCATTAGCCACTATTATAAATGCAGTCATCAAAGGACTTG gaGCACCTACAAAGCCTACGAATTCTTCTATGACAACAAGTTCCCCAAGCAAAGATAACAAGGAAGAGATAACAACAGCTTAA